The following proteins are co-located in the Silene latifolia isolate original U9 population chromosome 1, ASM4854445v1, whole genome shotgun sequence genome:
- the LOC141593779 gene encoding uncharacterized protein LOC141593779 — translation MQRQSLGSPSRERLVISTDDVVLMSDDQRRRDSSPSSFSSSSSAIAVTDDGEFKTEKPHRSHSPPPENFIHFIPILIVFCFLVLYLSSHDPSPQDLAQFHGFKFKHPEEITELKEIDEANNNNKQLKRSKAFAIRSLTNLQEETMQIDSSNARSHRKLGDF, via the exons ATGCAACGCCAATCTTTAGGTTCACCAAGCAGAGAAAGACTAGTTATCTCCACCGACGACGTCGTTTTAATGTCCGACGATCAACGCCGCCGCGATTCATCCCcgtcctccttctcctcctcttcCTCCGCCATCGCCGTCACAGACGACGGCGAATTCAAAACAGAGAAACCTCACCGCTCTCACTCTCCGCCGCCGGAAAACTTCATTCACTTCATTCCTATCCTCATTGTTTTCTGTTTCCTCGTACTTTATTTATCGTCTCATGATCCTTCTCCTCAAG ATTTGGCTCAATTTCATGGATTTAAATTCAAGCATCCAGAAGAAATTACAG AATTGAAGGAAATTGACGAAGCGAACAACAATAATAAGCAGCTGAAACGAAGCAAAGCATTTGCAATACGAAGTTTGACGAATTTACAAGAAGAAACAATGCAAATTGACAGTTCGAATGCTCGTTCTCACCGAAAACTCGGCGATTTTTAG
- the LOC141593795 gene encoding putative pectate lyase 18, whose protein sequence is MLRITTTLILPLNTIFFLFSCSSFLVPAFSLLLPNQHPHPDDVAQHVHRMVNVSVSRRQMLEVSESSSSGCLTGNPIDDCWRCDPQWASKRERLADCAIGFGQGAMGGKGGKIYVVTDSSDSDAVNPKEGTLRYAVIQDDPLWIIFSGDMTIKLKYELIVNSYKTLDGRGADVHITGGGCITLQYVSNIIIHNIHIHNCYPAGNSNVRSSPTHVGMRSKSDGDGITIFGASNIWVDHCTLSYCTDGLIDATMGSTGITISNNHFSHHNDVMLLGHSDGYILDAGMQVTLAFNIFGEGLVQRMPRCRRGYIHVVNNDFRKWEMYVIGGSANPTINSQGNRYIAPENPSAKEVTKRVETDDKDWPDWNWRTEGDIMVNGAFFVPSGEGLSAQYAKAVSTEPKSVQLIDQITLYAGVFGDPRDRVNVGYSGETSTSSSRTSSGSGSDTGFLGMTFGNSSALPTKPVWALLFLSILCTLSTFYHLCSLTLLCL, encoded by the exons ATGCTCCGTATTACCACAACCTTGATTCTTCCCTTGAACAccattttcttcttattttcttgCTCTTCTTTTCTCGTCCCTGCTTTCAGTCTTCTACTTCCTAATCAACACCCTCACCCTGATGATGTCGCTCAACATGTGCACAG GATGGTCAATGTATCTGTGTCCAGAAGACAAATGCTAGAAGTATCTGAATCCTCAAGTTCAGGATGCTTGACGGGGAACCCAATCGACGACTGCTGGCGGTGTGATCCACAGTGGGCCTCCAAGCGTGAACGGTTAGCTGACTGTGCAATCGGGTTTGGGCAAGGAGCAATGGGAGGCAAAGGGGGTAAGATTTACGTGGTCACTGATTCATCAGACTCGGATGCAGTGAACCCAAAGGAAGGCACCCTCCGTTATGCCGTGATTCAGGATGATCCCCTATGGATCATATTCTCAGGCGACATGACCATCAAGCTCAAGTACGAGCTCATTGTCAACAGCTATAAGACCCTAGATGGTCGCGGTGCTGATGTACACATTACTGGCGGGGGCTGCATCACCCTTCAGTACGTTTCTAACATCATTATCCATAACATTCACATCCACAACTGCTATCCTGCCGGCAACTCCAATGTGCGCTCAAGCCCCACCCACGTGGGCATGAGGTCCAAATCGGACGGTGATGGCATCACCATCTTTGGGGCTAGCAATATCTGGGTTGACCACTGCACTTTATCCTATTGCACTGATGGCCTGATTGATGCTACCATGGGCTCCACCGGAATTACTATTTCTAACAACCATTTTTCTCATCATAATGACGTCATGCTCTTGGGGCACAGCGATGGCTACATTTTAGACGCCGGCATGCAG GTGACACTGGCTTTCAACATATTCGGAGAGGGATTAGTGCAAAGAATGCCACGGTGTAGAAGAGGTTACATACACGTAGTGAACAACGACTTTAGGAAGTGGGAAATGTATGTGATTGGAGGCAGCGCAAACCCCACAATCAACAGCCAAGGCAACCGTTACATTGCTCCAGAGAACCCCAGTGCTAAAGAG GTGACGAAGCGCGTTGAAACCGATGACAAAGACTGGCCAGATTGGAACTGGAGAACGGAAGGAGACATAATGGTAAATGGTGCATTCTTCGTGCCTTCAGGAGAGGGGCTTAGTGCTCAGTATGCCAAAGCTGTCAGTACCGAACCCAAGTCTGTACAGCTCATTGACCAGATTACGCTTTATGCTGGCGTCTTTGGTGATCCTAG AGACCGAGTAAATGTGGGATACAGTGGTGAGACCAGCACAAGTAGTAGCCGAACCAGCTCTGGATCTGGTAGCGACACAGGCTTCTTAGGCATGACATTTGGAAACAGCAGCGCCTTACCTACCAAACCCGTATGGGCTTTACTTTTTTTATCGATTTTGTGCACGCTCTCCACATTTTATCATCTCTGCTCTCTAACATTATTATGCCTATAG